AAAGTTGGTTAACCATATAGCGCACCTGTTCTTTGGAGGCATTTCCATTGCCCACCACCGCCTTTTTCACCTCGCGGGGACTGTATTCCACAATCGGAACCCCGTGTCTGGCAAGAGTGAGCAAAATCACCCCGCGCGCGTGGCCAAGAGTGAACACGCTACGGATATGCTTGTGAAAAAACATGCTTTCCACCACCGCCACATCGGGTTTGTATTCTTCCAAAACATCGTTGATGGCGTTGAAAAGCAAATCCAGCCGGGCGGGAAGCTCTTTTTGGCCAGTGAGGTCAAGCACATCGCAACCTGCACCGCTAATCCGGCGTCCGTCCAGTTCCAAGAGGCCATATCCGCAATAGCGGCTTCCGGGATCTATGCCCAGAATGATCACTGTTCCTGGCTGAGGGCTTCCAACACTTCGTCGGAAACCTCAAAATTCGCATATACCTTTTGTACGTCGTCCAGTTCCTCCAGCATATCAATGAGGCGGAGGAGCTTTGCGGCAACGTCGTCCGCGTTGATAGTGTTTTTTGGAACCCGGGTCAGTTCGGCGTTTTCCACTGGCAGCCCCAGTTTTTCAAATTCTCCCAAAACCGCGTGAAATTCGTCCGCGGCGGTGTAGATATCGAATTGGTCATCGTTCAATTCGATGTCTTCAGCTCCGGCTTCGAGGGCTTGCATCATGAATTCATCTTCGTCAAGTCCTTCAGCAGGAACGCTGAAATAACCCTTGATGTCAAAATTCCAAGCAACCGCGCCGCTTTCTGCCAGGTTTCCGCCATATTTGGAAAAAGCATGTCTGATTTCGGAGACGGTGCGGTTTTTGTTGTCGGTCATAACCTCCAACACGATGCCCACTCCGTTGTGGCCGTAGCCTTCATAGACGATTTCCTCATAGGTGGCGCCTTCAATTTCTCCCGTGCCACGTTTTATGGCGCGATCAATGTTGTCTCGGGGCATGTTTGCGGCTCTGGCAGTCAACATGGCGGTGCGAAGCCTGGGATTGGTTTCGGGATCCCCTCCGCCATCTCTGGCGGCCAGAATTATCTCTTTGGCG
The genomic region above belongs to Candidatus Cloacimonadota bacterium and contains:
- the ruvC gene encoding crossover junction endodeoxyribonuclease RuvC translates to MIILGIDPGSRYCGYGLLELDGRRISGAGCDVLDLTGQKELPARLDLLFNAINDVLEEYKPDVAVVESMFFHKHIRSVFTLGHARGVILLTLARHGVPIVEYSPREVKKAVVGNGNASKEQVRYMVNQLLKLKSPPKRDDAYDALGLALCHHHRIKFQ
- a CDS encoding YebC/PmpR family DNA-binding transcriptional regulator, with translation MSGHNKWSSIKHKKGAADAKRGKLFTRIAKEIILAARDGGGDPETNPRLRTAMLTARAANMPRDNIDRAIKRGTGEIEGATYEEIVYEGYGHNGVGIVLEVMTDNKNRTVSEIRHAFSKYGGNLAESGAVAWNFDIKGYFSVPAEGLDEDEFMMQALEAGAEDIELNDDQFDIYTAADEFHAVLGEFEKLGLPVENAELTRVPKNTINADDVAAKLLRLIDMLEELDDVQKVYANFEVSDEVLEALSQEQ